The stretch of DNA GAGGCAGAACTTGAAGCCAACCGGTTTGCCGCCGGACAACTCACGTAGCTGGGCAATGAAATGCATCATCTCGATCGGCGTGGAGAAGGCGCTGTGGCGCGATGGCGAGATGCAGTCCTCGCCCATCAGCACGCCGCGGGTTTCGGCGATCTCCTGGGTCACCTTGTGCTTGGGCAGGATGCCGCCGTGGCCGGGCTTGGCGCCCTGGCTCATCTTGATCTCGATCATCCGCACCTGTGGGGTGCGGGCCTGGGCAGCGAAGCGTTCGGGGTCGAAACGCCCATCGGCGGTGCGGCAGCCGAAGTAGCCGCTGCCCAGTTCCCAGACCAGGTCGCCGCCGTTTTCACGGTGGTAGGGGCTGATGCTGCCTTCGCCGGTGTCGTGGTGGAAGTTGCCCAGCTTGGCGCCTTTGTTCAGGGCGCGAATGGCGTTGGCGCTGAGCGAGCCGAAGCTCATGGCCGAGATGTTGAAGATCGACGCCGAGTACGGCTGGCTGCACTGCGGGCCGCCGACGATGACCCGGAAGCTTGCCGGGTCGGTCAGTGGCGCCGGGCGCATGGAGTGGCCGATGAACTCGAAACCCGACTCATAGACGTCAATCAGGGTGCCGAAGGGCTTGTCCGAGGCTTCGTTCTTGGCCCGGGCATACACCAACGAGCGTTGGGCGCGGGAGAAGGGCAGGGCGTCGCTGTCGGCCTCCAGCAGGTATTGGCGGATTTCCGGGCGAATGCCCTCGACCAGGTAGCGGATGTTGCCGAGGATCGGGTAGTTGCGACGCACTGCATGGCGTTGCTGCAGCAGATCGAACAGCCCGATCAGGCTGAGCACGCCGGTGGTCAGGGTGAACGGCCACAGCCATTCGTGGTGGAGGTACGGCAGGCTCGCCAGGGTGAACAGCACACAGGCGGCGAAGAAGGCATAGCGGCTGAGAAGTGACAGGCTCATACAGGATCCTTGCGATGGCGCGGTCAGGCTCAGGGCCTGGGGCAAACCCCGACCATAGCCAACTTGTGTGGCAGTGCAAATCAAAATCGGGGTAGCGAAAATCATTCTCGCCTGGGAGTGTTCGCCGATAAGGTTTCGGTGCCCGGGAGATCGAGCGCCACCCGCGCGGTGCATCGCGGATGAATCCGCTCCTACAGTTTGTTGCAACGCGCCGAACCTGTAACGCCATGCTCACCTGCCTTGGCGCATGTCTTGAGTCTTGCAAACCGGCTGATACGCATGGCCTCACAGGCATGGCCACGTTGCAACAAACTGTAGGAGCGGATTCATTCGCGATGCGCCGCGCGGGCGGCGCTCGATTTCACAGGCGCTAAAAGCCTGTCGGCGAACGCAGCAGTCTCTCCTTCCAGCTCGCTTGCTCCTGCGTCGAGGCATCCACCAGATAGCTGTATCGCCCAGCCACCCGCGCCGCCACTGGCACGCCGTCGCGATACAGCAGCCGGTTGCCACCAACGGCAGGCACTTTTGCCCCGGGCAGCAGCGACCCGATCAAGTTCAGCGGGTCGCTTGCGCTCACTACTACCAGCACCTCTTCCAAGGCTCGCCGCCGCACTTGCCTCAGCAAGCCGACCGCCTCCGGCAAGGCGAACTGCTCACCTGCCAACCCGGCAATGAAACGCCCGCCACGAATCTCGCCACGGGCCTCCAGCCGGTGATAGCAGCGCAGCAGTTCACGCCAGGGCGGCAATACATCGCTTTCCCGTTCCAGCAGCCGCCAGCAGATCACCCCATAGCGCCGTAGCAGGGCGCGGGCGATGTGCTCGGTGCGCTGGCCCTCGTCGACGCTGGCGCTGCCCCTGCGCAGCAACGCCCAGCGCCCGGCATGGGCCATGCTGCTGGACAGCGGCGGGTGACCGCGGCGGCTGTTGCGCGATGTACGCTTCGCCGCCGGGGTGATCAGGCTGCGCAGCCCGGCGAAACTGTCAGCGCCCACCAACCCGGCACCGACCAGTTCCTGCAATGCCGTCTCCAACTCGCTAGGCAACAGGTGAGCTTCGATGGTCAGTTCGTCGAAGAACAATGCACCCTGCGTTTGCAGTGCCTCAATCACGCGTTGCGCTCGCCCGCCAAGGGCTTCCCGGGCAGGCTCTGGGGCGAGGCTGCGCCATTGGCCCATGTGCTCGCGTGGCAGCAGCACCAGCGGCGTGCTCGACAAGGTATTGCTCGCCACCGTCGCGGCCAGCCGGCTCCACGCAAACTGCCCGCTGCGGCAGGCATCATCCAGCCAGTGCGGGCTGTAGTCCTTGATGCGTGCGGGCAGCAGTTCCGCTTCCCAGGCGCCGGCAGCACTGGGAAAACCCTGCAACTGGCCCAGCACTTCGGCTACCGCTTCTGGGCCACGCAGGCGCTCATCTGGGGCCAGGTGCTGCCAGTCGAACAGAAAACGCATGAAATCCTGCAGGCTGACCGGTTCGATCTCTCGGCGCAGGCGTTTCACCGTGTAGCGATGAATGCGTGCCAGCAGGTGGCGTTCGCACCATTGCAGGTCTGCTGCCCCTGGGCTGAAGTGGCCGCGCAACACATAGCCTTCGGCTTCCAGGCGGGCCAGCGCCTGCTCGACCTGCACTGCAGGTTTGCCCAGTGGCGCGGCAATCTGTGCCACGGTCAGCGGGCCATGGCCACTCAGGCGGGCGCGCAGTAATTCACTCAGTGCGCTGTCGGGGTCGATGGGGTGGTCGAAGCCGGGCAGTACTTCCAACGCGGGCTCCTGGCGCGCTGCGGGATACAGCATTTGCAGCAGGTTCAGGCGCTCGCGCGCCAGCCAGAGTTTCTGATCTACAAGGCGCAGAGCACGCCCAGCTTTCGCCAGCTGGCGCAGCAGCAGGTCCCAGCTGGTGTTGGCCTGGACTTCATCATGGCTGACGGCACCCAGGCTCATCAGCGCCTCGTGCATTTCATCGGCATTGCCCGGCTGCGGCCATGCTTCGGCCTGCACGGCGGCAATCGCGTCGGCATCCAGAGCGCCCATGTCATCGCCGCTGTGTACTTCGTTCCAGCGCCGGTTGAGCACCGCCTGGGTACGTCGCTCTTCCAAGGGGGCGTCATCGAGGAACGCGTATGGCCTGGCGTTGAGGATGGCCGAGGCCAGTGGTGAAGGCGCTGGCAGATCGCGGCACAACAGGCGCACCTGGCCGCTTTCCATACGCCGTAGCAGGGCCAGCCAACCTTCGCTGTCCATGGCCTCGTGCAGGCAGTCATCGAGTGTCTGCTCGACCAGCGGGTGATCGGGGATCTGCCGCTCGCCGACGATGTTCTCCAGGCAGGCGATCTGGTCAGGGAACACGGCGGCAATCAGGTCCTCGCTCTTCATGCGCTGGATCTGCGGTGCCACCTTGCGCCCGCCGACGAAGCGCGGCAGGGCCATGGCCACACCTGCGTTCCAGCGCCAGCGCACGCCGAACAGCGGCGCATCAAGCATGGCCTGGATAAGGATCTGTTCAGCGGTGCGGCTGTTGAGGTAGCGCCAGACCTCATCCAGTTCGAAACTGTGGCTGGTCGACAGTGACAGCACGATGGCATCTTCGCTGGCCGCTGCCTGCAACTCGAAGTTGAACGTGCGGCAGAAGCGCTTGCGCAGGGCCAGGCCCCAGGCGCGGTTGATGCGGCTGCCATAGGGCGAATGGATGATCAGTTGAGTACCGCCGGACTCGTCGAAGAAGCGCTCCATCACCAACGTCTGCTGTGAGGGCAGGGCGCCCAGCACTTCGCGGGTGCGGCCCAGATAATCGAGCAACTGGCTGGCGCTGGCTTCGCTCAATTCAAACGTGTTCTGCAGCCACTGCAGTACTGCTGCAGGGTTCCCCTCATTCAGCCCAAGCTGTTCGTCGATGCCTGCCTGCAGGCGCGCGACAGCAGCGGACAGTTCATCGCTGCGCCCTGGTGCTTCGCCAAGCCAGAACGGAATGGTCGGTGGCAGGCCCTGAGCGTCTTCGACCCGTACCCGGCCGGCCTCGACCCGTAGAATGCGGTAAGACGCATTGCCCAGCTGGAAGATATCGC from Pseudomonas putida encodes:
- a CDS encoding FMN-binding glutamate synthase family protein; the protein is MSLSLLSRYAFFAACVLFTLASLPYLHHEWLWPFTLTTGVLSLIGLFDLLQQRHAVRRNYPILGNIRYLVEGIRPEIRQYLLEADSDALPFSRAQRSLVYARAKNEASDKPFGTLIDVYESGFEFIGHSMRPAPLTDPASFRVIVGGPQCSQPYSASIFNISAMSFGSLSANAIRALNKGAKLGNFHHDTGEGSISPYHRENGGDLVWELGSGYFGCRTADGRFDPERFAAQARTPQVRMIEIKMSQGAKPGHGGILPKHKVTQEIAETRGVLMGEDCISPSRHSAFSTPIEMMHFIAQLRELSGGKPVGFKFCLGHPWEFMGIAKAMLETGILPDFIVVDGKEGGTGAAPVEFTDHIGVPLREGLLFVHNTLVGLNLRDKIKLGASGKIVSAFDIASVLAIGADWANSARGFMFAIGCIQSQSCHTNKCPTGVATQDPLRQRALVVPDKAQRVLNFHHNTLRALAEMLAAAGLEHPAQLEAKHLVRRVSATEIKLFSQMHVFLKPGELLTGEVDGQFYSRMWQMARADSFEPQAA
- a CDS encoding DEAD/DEAH box helicase, whose amino-acid sequence is MNLPAHQHPVLELFHPAVGTWFRRHFATVTDAQARAWPLIHAGQSLLLAAPTGSGKTLSAFLAVLDELFREGLEHDGELPAHTQVVYVSPLKALSNDIRLNLQAPLEGISKAVEDQGLKAPRITTAVRTGDTPQKERAAMRKRAPHILVTTPESLYVLMGSASGREGLASVHTVIVDEIHALAGNKRGAHLALTLERLQALCGRQLRRIGLSATQRPVERVAQFLVGQQRPCAVIDVGHARQRDLAIEVPPVPLGAVMATDVWGLVYDRLATLAREHRTTLVFVNTRRLAERITRHLSDRLGKEAVAAHHGSLAKELRLDAEQRLKSGQLQVLVATASLELGIDIGDVELVCQIESPGSIAAFLQRVGRSGHQVDGIPKGRLFATSRDDLIECVALLDCIRLGELDELHIANAPLDVLAQQIVAEASNQAWQELALFDCLRQATPYAALDPEHYQALLRMLAEGYNGRQGVRSAYLHRDAVSGTLRGRRGSQLAALTSGGTIPETADYAVLLEPQALNIGSVNEDFAVESIAGDIFQLGNASYRILRVEAGRVRVEDAQGLPPTIPFWLGEAPGRSDELSAAVARLQAGIDEQLGLNEGNPAAVLQWLQNTFELSEASASQLLDYLGRTREVLGALPSQQTLVMERFFDESGGTQLIIHSPYGSRINRAWGLALRKRFCRTFNFELQAAASEDAIVLSLSTSHSFELDEVWRYLNSRTAEQILIQAMLDAPLFGVRWRWNAGVAMALPRFVGGRKVAPQIQRMKSEDLIAAVFPDQIACLENIVGERQIPDHPLVEQTLDDCLHEAMDSEGWLALLRRMESGQVRLLCRDLPAPSPLASAILNARPYAFLDDAPLEERRTQAVLNRRWNEVHSGDDMGALDADAIAAVQAEAWPQPGNADEMHEALMSLGAVSHDEVQANTSWDLLLRQLAKAGRALRLVDQKLWLARERLNLLQMLYPAARQEPALEVLPGFDHPIDPDSALSELLRARLSGHGPLTVAQIAAPLGKPAVQVEQALARLEAEGYVLRGHFSPGAADLQWCERHLLARIHRYTVKRLRREIEPVSLQDFMRFLFDWQHLAPDERLRGPEAVAEVLGQLQGFPSAAGAWEAELLPARIKDYSPHWLDDACRSGQFAWSRLAATVASNTLSSTPLVLLPREHMGQWRSLAPEPAREALGGRAQRVIEALQTQGALFFDELTIEAHLLPSELETALQELVGAGLVGADSFAGLRSLITPAAKRTSRNSRRGHPPLSSSMAHAGRWALLRRGSASVDEGQRTEHIARALLRRYGVICWRLLERESDVLPPWRELLRCYHRLEARGEIRGGRFIAGLAGEQFALPEAVGLLRQVRRRALEEVLVVVSASDPLNLIGSLLPGAKVPAVGGNRLLYRDGVPVAARVAGRYSYLVDASTQEQASWKERLLRSPTGF